GATTAAGGTTTAACTTAAAGGTTTTCAATAACATTTTTTTGTATTGTATAAGTAACTTTTATGTTTATTAGATACTATAGCCAATTATATACCATTTTATCCGCAACCAGTTGTAAGAATAAAATACTACACTGAAGATTTGATTAATGAAACAGATCCGTTAAAATGGGATAAAATCAAAAATCATGTCTTATCTGTATAGTTTTTGGAAATTTTCTCGTCCTCATACAATTATCGGTACTACATTAAGTGTTTTTGCTATTTATTTCTTGGTCTTAGCAAAAAGTTATCAGCCAATTACCGCATTAACCTTAGAGCAAATCTTGGGAGTATGGATTGCTTGTTTATCTGGAAACATTTATATTGTTGGATTAAATCAACTTTACGATGTGGAAATAGATCAAGTTAATAAACCTGGTCTTCCTCTAGCTAACGGAGAGCTTTCTTTAAAGCAAGGACAGTGGATTGTTGCTATAACTGGAGGATTAGCAATTCTATTAGCTGGTAGTTTAGGACAAGAGTTATTAATAACAGTTGCTCTCAGTTTATTGATAGGTACAGCATATTCTTGTCCACCTATTCGCTTAAAAAAATTTCCTTTATTAGCAGCTCTTTGCATTTTGACCGTGCGAGGAATTGTTGTTAATATAGGTCTATTTTTACATTTCAGTAAAACCTTAGGAGCAAAAGAAGGCTTATCTCTATCCTTATGGGCATTAACTATTTTTATACTGGTGTTTACCATAGCAATAGCTATTTTTAAAGATGTACCAGATTTAGAAGGAGATAAAAAATATCAGATTCAAACATTTACACTGCTTTTAGGCAAATCAAATATCTTTACTATTACTCTGTGGGTCATTACTTTCTGCTATCTCGGTATGATTGCTGCTGGTTTTTTTGTTTTAGATTCAATCAATACTCCTTATTTAGTTGGTTATCATCTCATATTATTAGGGTGTCTCTGGTGGAAGAGTCGTAGGGTAGATCTTGCTATCCAATCAGATATTACTCAGTTTTATCAATTTATTTGGAAATTATTTTTTTTAGAGTATATTCTGTTCCCTTTAGGTAGTTTTATTCCCACTAATTAACAAAACTTAAAACCTATGAATATTTTAAATGCGAATAATCTTCTAAAAACCCCACATAGTGGCTATCATTGGGACGGAAAAAGCACGAAGTTTTTTGAAGGATGGTATTTGAGAATTACTTTACCAGAAATCCAAGAAAATTTTGCCTTCATGTATTCTATTCAAGAACCCAGAGGAGGACAACGCCATAGTGGAGGCTTGGCTCAAATTTTAGGACCAAATGATCAATATATTTGTCGTACTTTTCCTGATTTAAAAAAATTCTGGGCATCTCCATCTGATTTAGAACTAGTACATTGGGGAAAAACAGTTTTAAATATTAGACCTCAACTTTTACCAGTTGACGATTTTGAACAATATATTGAACAAGGCTATCAAGTTACTGCTACTTTGCATCAGGGTTCTCTACACATACCTGGACAAAATAAATCCTGTCGTTGGCTTTATAGCATTAAACCTCAATATGGTTGGGGAAATCCTAATTTTTCTGCCCAATCTACAGCCGGTTGGTTATCTTTCCTCCCTATTTTTGAACCAGGGTGGCAAATTTTGATGGCACATGGATTAGCAAGTGGTTGGATTGAATGGAATGGAGATTACTATCAATTTAAAGACGCACCCGCCTATAGTGAAAAAAACTGGGGTTGCTCGTTCCCTGAAAAATGGTTTTGGTTAAATTGCAATAGTTTTACTGAAGAAACAGACTTATCCTTGACTGCCGGTGGTGGTAAACGAAAAGTTTTCGGTATTGTAGAAGAAGTTGGCATGATTGGCATTCATTATTGTGGTCAATTCTATGAATTTGTCCCCTGGAATTCTCAAATTTCTTGGCAGATTCAAACTTGGGGAAGATGGGAGATGCAAGCGATTAATCAACACTTTCAAGTTAATTTAATAGGGACTACGGATTTACCTGGAACTCAAGTATTTGTTCCGACAGAACAAGGATTAGTTTTATGTTGTCAAGATACGATGAAGGGCTTTCTGAGTTTAAAATTACGAACTCGTCAGGGAAATTGTCTTGTTGAAGCTAGCAGTTCTGTTGGTGGTTTAGAGATTGGGGGAAATTCTTGGCAGAAACCTTGGATTTCTCAAAGATAGAAATATTACAACCCACATTCAGCAGCGTCACATCAAATTCCGATGAATATTTACGATAAAAATGAGATAAGGCAAGAGGCAAGAGAGGGGGGAGTGTGGGGAGATGGGGAGAATTCCGAAGAAAGGAATAGGGAATACCGTTCCACCGTTCCACCTAAAACCTAACTCCTAAATTAGCTTTTTCTTTTCCATTTGAGATAAGAAACATTTGCCAGCTTATTCTCCCGAATTACAACCAGCCGAAAGATTATGGATTTTAGTGGATGAACCATTAGTTAATGAATATTTTCAAACCATTTGGGAGAACCAAATATCCTAATTTGAGCAGTCAAGATTACTTAAATCTAACTCAGAAAAATCACCCGCTGGCTCTATAGTAATTAAACGTCCACCTGAAGGAATAACTTTTAGACTAATAGCTAGATAACTAGCAGGTAAATAAGGAAGTAAACAAGCCCACTCAATCACAGTAACACCTGGAGGAACTTCTATCGCTTCCCAATAATTCTCTAAATAAAGTTCGCTGATTTCTGCAGGGGTAAGACGATACAAATCTATGTGATAAAGGGGAATTCGCCCCTCGAAATATTCTTGGGCGATGGCAAAAGTAGGACTAACAATTGGTTCAGTAATACCTAACCCTAAACCAATACCCTGTACCAAAGTAGTCTTACCTGCGCCTAATTCCCCATCTAATAATAAAACAGTATTAATAGGTAGTAGTTGTCCTAGAGACTTACCTAAGCGCTGAGTCATAACAGCATCATCAAGTTTTAACTCAAGCATCACAACTACTCCTAATCAATTTACCAACCTTTCTCAGCCTGAGCTAAAACATAACTAGCCACGTCTTCGATTTGTTCAGGGGTTAAACGCCCTAGAAAAGCAGGCATAGCGTTTTTACCTTTGTTAATTTGGTTAATAATCCCTTCTTGGGAGTACATATCGTACTTTTCTAAATCAGCTTTTTTGAGAGTTTTGGTAGCGTTAACTACATTCGCTCCACCCGCGTGACAAGCTGCACAATTAGCACTAAAGACTTTTGCTCCATTAGCTAAATCTCCCGCTAAAGCAGGAGCAGTAACGGTAAAAATACTAATGGCTAAAGCGATCGCCACGATAATTCTTTTCATTTGCTGGTTCTCCTCAATAATTGTAATCGATTATTTTATAGTGTCAACAACAGAAAATCTTTTTGTCAAATGACACAGTGTCAAACTTCTATAGTAATATTGTTCATAGGAGACATTTTCTCCCTCAAAACTATTGCAAGGTAACAACAATGTCCAAAAAGCTGGTTTTAATCATCTCAACCGTTTTTCTAGTCGTAGTCAGTTTCTTTACTACCATCAATCCCGCTGCTGCAGAAACCTATACCGTGAAAATGGGATCTGATGATGGACAACTTAAATTCGTCCCGGAAACACTTACTATCAAACCAGGTGATACCGTTAAATGGGTCAACAATAAGCTAGCTCCTCATAACGCTGTCTTTGATTCTAGTAAAGTAAACGCTGACTTAGCTAAATCACTATCTCAGAAAAACTTATTATTCTCTCCAGGAGAGGGATATGAAACCACTTTTCCTGCTGATCTAGCCCCTGGTGAATACTCCTATTATTGCGAACCTCATAGAGGAGCGGGAATGGTAGGTAAAATCATCGTCGAATAATTCTCCCTCTAGATTAATAAGTATAATTTTGGCTCTTTCGACATCATGGGGAAAATTGTTTCATAAGTTACACTTTTCCCCTTTTTCCTAACCTGAGAAAAGAAGTT
The DNA window shown above is from Gloeocapsa sp. DLM2.Bin57 and carries:
- a CDS encoding homogentisate phytyltransferase; the protein is MSYLYSFWKFSRPHTIIGTTLSVFAIYFLVLAKSYQPITALTLEQILGVWIACLSGNIYIVGLNQLYDVEIDQVNKPGLPLANGELSLKQGQWIVAITGGLAILLAGSLGQELLITVALSLLIGTAYSCPPIRLKKFPLLAALCILTVRGIVVNIGLFLHFSKTLGAKEGLSLSLWALTIFILVFTIAIAIFKDVPDLEGDKKYQIQTFTLLLGKSNIFTITLWVITFCYLGMIAAGFFVLDSINTPYLVGYHLILLGCLWWKSRRVDLAIQSDITQFYQFIWKLFFLEYILFPLGSFIPTN
- a CDS encoding tocopherol cyclase, which codes for MLNANNLLKTPHSGYHWDGKSTKFFEGWYLRITLPEIQENFAFMYSIQEPRGGQRHSGGLAQILGPNDQYICRTFPDLKKFWASPSDLELVHWGKTVLNIRPQLLPVDDFEQYIEQGYQVTATLHQGSLHIPGQNKSCRWLYSIKPQYGWGNPNFSAQSTAGWLSFLPIFEPGWQILMAHGLASGWIEWNGDYYQFKDAPAYSEKNWGCSFPEKWFWLNCNSFTEETDLSLTAGGGKRKVFGIVEEVGMIGIHYCGQFYEFVPWNSQISWQIQTWGRWEMQAINQHFQVNLIGTTDLPGTQVFVPTEQGLVLCCQDTMKGFLSLKLRTRQGNCLVEASSSVGGLEIGGNSWQKPWISQR
- the tsaE gene encoding tRNA (adenosine(37)-N6)-threonylcarbamoyltransferase complex ATPase subunit type 1 TsaE, whose translation is MLELKLDDAVMTQRLGKSLGQLLPINTVLLLDGELGAGKTTLVQGIGLGLGITEPIVSPTFAIAQEYFEGRIPLYHIDLYRLTPAEISELYLENYWEAIEVPPGVTVIEWACLLPYLPASYLAISLKVIPSGGRLITIEPAGDFSELDLSNLDCSN
- a CDS encoding cytochrome C6, with the protein product MKRIIVAIALAISIFTVTAPALAGDLANGAKVFSANCAACHAGGANVVNATKTLKKADLEKYDMYSQEGIINQINKGKNAMPAFLGRLTPEQIEDVASYVLAQAEKGW
- a CDS encoding plastocyanin, with amino-acid sequence MSKKLVLIISTVFLVVVSFFTTINPAAAETYTVKMGSDDGQLKFVPETLTIKPGDTVKWVNNKLAPHNAVFDSSKVNADLAKSLSQKNLLFSPGEGYETTFPADLAPGEYSYYCEPHRGAGMVGKIIVE